In Actinomyces marmotae, the DNA window CGGCATCAACGACGCCCCCGCCCTGTCGGCCGCCGATGTGGGCATCGCCATGGGCTCGGGCACGGACGTGGCCCGGGAAGCGGGGGACATCGTCCTGGTGGGCTCCGACCCGCTCTCCCTGGCGCGCACGATCCGCATCGCCCGCAGGGCCCGGCGGATCATCATGGCGAACTTCATCGGGACCATCGCCGTGGACGCCGTGGCCATGGGGCTGGCCGCTCTGGGCATGCTGGGCCCGATCGCCGCCGCGCTCGTGCATGTGGGCTCCGAGAGCGCCTTCATCCTCAACTCCGCGCGCCTGGCGCCCGGCCCCCGGCGCTGAGCGACGGCGGGCCGGCCTCGGAGCGCCACCCGGCGCGGAACCCATCAGCCCGCCCCCTCCCGGCATCCCCGGCTCGCACCGCGCGCCGGGGATGTCGGGTACTCTCGCCTAGGACGTTCGTCCACTTGCCGCGCCCGGGGCGACTCGGCGTGGCGGGATCCACCCCTTCCCGGGCCTTCAGATGGCACGAGGCACCGCGCCCGAGCCACCTCGCAGACCCGGAAACTGACCAGCAACGACGCCGGAGGTCCTCATGGCATCAGCCTTCCCTGCCAGCGCTCTCCCAGCGGTCCTCGCGACGGGTTTCACGCCGTCGACGAGCGCCGTCGGGGACAGTGTCTACCTGACCGCCCTCGTGGGGCTCGTACCCCTAGCGTCCTTCTTCATCCTCATGGGGGCCTTCAAGGTCAAGACCCACTGGTGCGCGCTCATCTCGCTGGCGATCTCCATGGTCATCGCCCTCTTCTTCGGGATGCCGGTGGTCCTGACCGTCATGAGCGCCACCCAGGGCGCCGTCTTCGGCCTCATGCCGATCATCTACATCATCATCGCGGCCGTGTGGCTCTACAACCTCACCGAGTCCTCCGGGCGCAGCGCGGACCTCAAGGCGATCTTCAACGTCATCGGCAAGGGCGACCAGCGCGCCCAGGCGCTCATCATCGCCTTCTCCTTCTGCGGGCTCATGGAGGGACTGGCGGGCTTCGGCGCGCCCGTGGCCATCACCTGCGCCCTGCTGGTGAGCCTGGGGCTGCCCAAGATCAAGGCGGCCGTGGCCGCGATCGTGGGCAACGCGATCAACGTCGGGTTCGGCGCCATGGCCATCCCCGTGACCACCGCCGGCCAGCTGGGCGGGGAGGACCCCGTCGAGGTCGCCACCCGCATGGGGCACCTCACCTGGATCTTCGCGGCCTTCATCCCCCTGATCCTGCTGCAGATCATCGACGGGATGCGGGGCATCAGGCAGTTGTGGCCGCTGGCGATCGCGATCGGCCTGGCCACCGGCGCGGGGCACTTCTTCGTCTCCTCGAGTTCGTACGAGCTGACCGCCGTGGCCGCCTCCCTGCTGGGCCTGGCCGCCGGCTACGCCTTCCTGCTCGCCTGGACCCCGACCACGCCCGAGGAGTTCCGCACCTTCGTGGCCGAGGAGGACAAGCCCGACGGCGCCCGCGTGGGACTCGCCCTGCTGCCCTACGTGCTCGTCGTCATCATCATCGCCATCACCAAGTTGTGGAGGATCGGCGTGGACCTGCCCGCGGTGCTGAAGTCCAAGGACCTGCCGATCCACTGGCCCGGGGTCCACGGCCAGCTCTTGGGCGCTGACGGCCAGCCCTCGCCATCAGGCACTTACACCCTTCAGATCCTGTCCAACCCGGGCACGTGGATCTTCGTCACCGGCATCATCGTGGCCATCGTCTACGGCACGCGCTCCTCCGGCGGGCGGTACCGCACGAGCGTGGGCACCATGTTCGCCGTCCTGCCCAAGACGATCCACAACCTGCGCCTGGCGATCCTGACCATCGCCTCGGTCATGGCGCTGGCCTACGTCATGAACTTCTCCGGCCAGACCACGGCGATCGGCGCGGCACTGGCGTCGACCGG includes these proteins:
- a CDS encoding L-lactate permease, whose amino-acid sequence is MASAFPASALPAVLATGFTPSTSAVGDSVYLTALVGLVPLASFFILMGAFKVKTHWCALISLAISMVIALFFGMPVVLTVMSATQGAVFGLMPIIYIIIAAVWLYNLTESSGRSADLKAIFNVIGKGDQRAQALIIAFSFCGLMEGLAGFGAPVAITCALLVSLGLPKIKAAVAAIVGNAINVGFGAMAIPVTTAGQLGGEDPVEVATRMGHLTWIFAAFIPLILLQIIDGMRGIRQLWPLAIAIGLATGAGHFFVSSSSYELTAVAASLLGLAAGYAFLLAWTPTTPEEFRTFVAEEDKPDGARVGLALLPYVLVVIIIAITKLWRIGVDLPAVLKSKDLPIHWPGVHGQLLGADGQPSPSGTYTLQILSNPGTWIFVTGIIVAIVYGTRSSGGRYRTSVGTMFAVLPKTIHNLRLAILTIASVMALAYVMNFSGQTTAIGAALASTGAFFAFLAPILGWVGTGVAGSATSAGALFAKLQATAAQGAGLDARILLAGNTIGGGLGKIISPQNLAVASTAIDEPGSDAQILKKVAPYSIGLLILLCALIFVGSQGWLGAYMPIR